A stretch of Desulfobacter hydrogenophilus DNA encodes these proteins:
- a CDS encoding NAD(P)-dependent oxidoreductase, protein MTDKNIGFIGLGVMGQSMAGHILTAGFNVRVYNRTKQKAETLVEKGAVWCDCVADLAASSDIIITMVGYPADVEEVFIGPAGILENAPSGALAIDMTTSDPALAEKLWQDGRQKNISVLDAPVSGGDIGAQNASLSIMVGGKLDDFNRALSIFKTLGTNIVHQGKAGNGQHTKMANQIAIASTMIAVCESISYARRAGLDPETVLDSIGKGAAASWSLNNLGPKMIQGDDAPGFFIQHFVKDMGIALSAAEAMGMKTPGLDMAYTLYKEMEDQGGGLKGTQALYHLFQ, encoded by the coding sequence ATGACAGATAAAAATATCGGCTTCATCGGACTCGGGGTTATGGGGCAGTCCATGGCCGGACATATTTTGACGGCAGGGTTCAACGTTCGTGTGTACAACCGTACAAAGCAGAAGGCGGAGACCCTGGTGGAGAAGGGGGCTGTCTGGTGTGATTGCGTGGCAGACCTGGCAGCCTCATCGGATATTATTATCACCATGGTGGGATACCCGGCAGACGTGGAAGAGGTATTTATCGGGCCTGCAGGCATCCTGGAAAATGCGCCGTCCGGTGCCCTGGCCATTGACATGACCACATCGGATCCTGCCCTTGCAGAAAAACTGTGGCAGGATGGGCGACAGAAAAATATCAGTGTGCTGGATGCCCCGGTTTCAGGTGGGGATATCGGAGCCCAAAACGCGTCACTTTCCATTATGGTGGGTGGGAAGCTGGATGATTTTAACCGTGCGCTATCCATTTTCAAGACCCTGGGAACAAATATTGTGCACCAGGGCAAGGCCGGCAACGGCCAACACACCAAGATGGCCAACCAGATAGCCATTGCCTCCACCATGATTGCAGTGTGTGAATCTATCTCCTATGCAAGGCGCGCTGGGTTGGATCCTGAAACCGTGCTTGACTCCATTGGCAAGGGCGCGGCAGCGTCCTGGAGCCTGAATAACCTGGGACCCAAGATGATCCAGGGGGATGATGCGCCGGGATTTTTCATTCAGCATTTTGTCAAAGATATGGGGATTGCACTTTCTGCAGCCGAGGCCATGGGCATGAAAACCCCGGGCCTGGACATGGCCTACACCCTTTATAAAGAGATGGAGGACCAGGGGGGGGGATTGAAGGGTACCCAGGCATTGTATCATCTTTTTCAGTAG
- a CDS encoding acetate/propionate family kinase, which translates to MNIMTLNLISGRVHYHFFPSGHVESQWSGCMENAHGFEDWRIGLAKLRQRTQNSGHTTDAIGVRLLYGGSTFHNPWRVTAETESELQALSAEAPLHVPAAIEFIRAIRETYYNVPLFLLFETAFFTDMPERECRYALDVNSLGMPNLRRYGYHGLFHEAACACARDFSYKEGSFFSERCLSICLETQPEIVAVDGFHPVMVSSGATPLEGLPGQTNSGELDAGIVMMLVQKKKWGPEQINHALTLKSGLSGIAGRPVQLDEVLESDDPSLRLARDVFRHRLLLACGSGVAVLGGLDAIIFSGRYASSAHCLGPWLREHLKRAYQGRSELVIHEHILNHSIDRILADQIRWRPLLDIGLGKK; encoded by the coding sequence ATGAATATCATGACGCTTAATCTAATCTCCGGCCGGGTTCACTACCATTTTTTCCCATCAGGTCATGTCGAATCGCAATGGTCCGGCTGCATGGAGAACGCGCATGGTTTTGAGGACTGGCGGATCGGACTTGCAAAACTTCGGCAACGAACCCAAAACAGCGGACATACGACGGATGCCATTGGGGTACGTCTTCTCTATGGCGGCTCGACCTTTCACAATCCATGGCGTGTAACAGCGGAAACGGAAAGTGAACTTCAAGCGTTATCCGCCGAAGCACCGCTTCATGTTCCCGCGGCCATTGAATTTATCAGAGCCATTCGAGAAACGTATTACAACGTCCCGCTTTTTCTGCTTTTCGAAACGGCCTTTTTTACAGACATGCCTGAGCGGGAATGTCGTTATGCGCTGGATGTGAACAGTCTTGGCATGCCAAATTTACGTCGCTACGGGTACCATGGTCTTTTTCACGAAGCGGCGTGCGCCTGTGCCCGGGATTTCTCTTATAAAGAGGGATCTTTTTTTTCGGAGCGCTGCCTTTCGATCTGTCTGGAGACTCAACCGGAAATTGTAGCCGTGGACGGCTTTCATCCTGTTATGGTCAGTAGTGGTGCGACACCACTGGAAGGCTTGCCCGGCCAAACCAATTCAGGCGAGCTGGATGCCGGCATCGTGATGATGCTGGTTCAAAAAAAGAAGTGGGGCCCCGAACAAATAAACCATGCATTGACATTGAAAAGTGGTTTAAGCGGCATTGCCGGACGACCGGTCCAACTGGATGAAGTTCTGGAATCGGACGATCCGTCTTTGCGTTTGGCCCGGGATGTATTTCGGCATCGTTTATTGTTGGCCTGCGGTTCCGGAGTAGCCGTTTTGGGTGGCCTGGACGCCATTATTTTTTCGGGCCGATATGCCTCAAGTGCACATTGCCTTGGTCCTTGGCTACGGGAACACCTGAAGCGGGCTTATCAAGGAAGAAGTGAACTGGTGATCCATGAGCACATACTTAACCACAGTATTGACCGAATTCTTGCCGATCAGATACGTTGGCGACCCCTCCTTGATATAGGCCTTGGTAAGAAATAA
- the priA gene encoding primosomal protein N' has protein sequence MISTDYIEVAVTLPVNQTFVYGLPDTFRPDACPGMRVLVPFGRRRVTGYILEGKEESGPYKTKDVLDLLDDHPLFPESDIAFLKWVAGYYIYPIGDTIKAAMPAGLACMDVSCAFVSVKGAQALEAGDLSHEEARVLGLAAAKNGISLKSLSRRDPAGAAILRRLEKKELVQVTVVLQKETAGIKTEKFISLPKQTPTQQIRMSAKRQKILSIVREAGEVSLTSLKRNVPTAPNLIKPLAQAGWLRVFSRRVFRDPLGDPVTPDTPPELTDEQAAVVQEIQGRADVFSPCLLVGVTGSGKTEVYMRLVADAVEKGRGAIVLVPEIALISQTERRFRARFGEKIAVIHSMLSQGERLDQWRKIGLGKVNIVIGARSAIFAPIRNIGIIIVDEEHDYSYKQESGLRYNARDLAVVRAKMHNCPVVLGSATPSVQSCLNVVSEKFFQLELTRRVNNQTLPEITLVDMKKYQGTWGTDSIITPELGRGIRSCLEKGNQVLIFLNRRGFSTFPVCASCGKTLGCPHCDVTMTLHKGEDHYKCHLCGHILAADIRCPDCGTGKIKNLGFGTEKIESMLKTLFPDARVARVDQDSTARKGSTLAILRQIRNRTVDIIVGTQMLAKGHDFPAITLVGVICADLSLSLPDFRASERTFQLLAQVAGRAGRGEEPGRVIMQTFNPDHFTIKAARNQDYLEFFNQETPFRKALMYPPFSRMIQLKISGKNAEKTRDHARLAADLLEQLNTREPKAQILGPIEAAIQKISARYRWQILIKGASSGNLSRMVSAMVRDPSIQKVKSVSIAIDVDPYSLL, from the coding sequence ATGATTTCCACGGACTACATTGAGGTTGCTGTTACCCTGCCTGTGAACCAGACTTTTGTTTACGGGCTTCCCGATACGTTTCGGCCTGATGCCTGTCCCGGCATGCGGGTGCTGGTGCCCTTTGGACGGCGTAGGGTCACCGGTTATATTCTGGAAGGAAAAGAGGAAAGCGGGCCATATAAGACCAAAGATGTGCTGGATCTGCTGGATGACCACCCCTTGTTTCCCGAATCTGACATTGCCTTTCTCAAATGGGTGGCAGGCTATTATATCTATCCGATAGGGGATACCATTAAAGCGGCAATGCCCGCGGGTCTTGCCTGTATGGATGTCTCCTGTGCCTTTGTCTCGGTTAAAGGCGCACAAGCCCTTGAAGCCGGGGATCTGTCCCATGAAGAGGCCAGGGTTCTGGGGTTGGCCGCTGCAAAGAATGGGATTTCTTTAAAATCCCTTTCCCGCCGGGATCCGGCCGGGGCAGCTATTCTGCGTCGGCTTGAAAAAAAAGAGCTGGTGCAGGTCACCGTCGTGCTTCAAAAGGAAACTGCCGGGATTAAAACCGAAAAATTTATTTCCCTGCCTAAACAAACGCCCACCCAGCAGATCCGGATGTCAGCCAAGCGTCAGAAGATTCTTTCCATTGTCCGGGAGGCTGGGGAGGTTTCGTTAACCAGCCTGAAACGCAATGTGCCCACAGCACCGAATCTGATCAAACCCCTGGCCCAGGCCGGGTGGCTGAGGGTGTTCAGCCGTAGGGTGTTCAGAGATCCTTTAGGGGACCCGGTAACACCGGATACCCCGCCTGAACTGACCGATGAACAGGCCGCCGTTGTACAAGAGATTCAGGGGCGCGCAGATGTGTTTTCTCCCTGCTTGCTAGTGGGCGTGACCGGTTCCGGCAAGACCGAAGTCTATATGCGCCTGGTGGCGGATGCCGTGGAAAAGGGCAGGGGTGCCATTGTACTGGTCCCGGAAATTGCCCTGATTTCCCAGACCGAACGGCGATTCAGAGCACGGTTTGGTGAGAAAATAGCAGTAATCCACTCCATGCTTTCCCAGGGAGAGCGTCTGGATCAGTGGCGGAAAATTGGTCTTGGCAAGGTCAATATCGTCATTGGTGCCCGGTCTGCGATTTTTGCGCCGATTCGGAACATCGGAATTATCATTGTGGATGAGGAACATGATTATTCCTATAAACAGGAATCTGGTCTGCGCTATAATGCCCGGGACCTTGCCGTGGTCCGGGCGAAAATGCACAATTGTCCTGTGGTGTTAGGCTCTGCTACGCCTTCGGTGCAGTCCTGCCTGAATGTGGTGTCAGAAAAATTTTTTCAACTGGAACTGACCCGGCGGGTGAACAACCAGACATTGCCTGAAATCACCCTGGTGGATATGAAAAAGTACCAGGGCACTTGGGGAACAGACAGTATCATCACCCCGGAGCTTGGCCGGGGTATCCGTTCCTGCCTTGAAAAGGGAAACCAGGTCCTGATTTTTTTAAACCGCCGGGGGTTTTCCACCTTTCCGGTCTGCGCCTCCTGTGGCAAGACCCTGGGCTGTCCCCATTGTGACGTGACCATGACCCTCCACAAGGGCGAGGATCATTATAAGTGCCATTTGTGCGGTCATATTTTAGCCGCTGATATCCGGTGCCCTGACTGCGGCACCGGGAAAATTAAGAATTTGGGCTTTGGCACGGAGAAAATTGAATCCATGCTGAAAACCCTGTTTCCCGATGCCCGGGTGGCTCGGGTGGACCAGGATTCCACGGCCAGAAAGGGCAGCACCCTGGCAATTTTGCGTCAGATTCGCAACCGTACCGTGGATATTATTGTGGGGACCCAGATGTTGGCCAAGGGTCACGATTTTCCGGCCATTACCCTGGTGGGAGTGATCTGTGCCGATTTAAGCTTGAGCCTGCCCGATTTCAGGGCAAGTGAACGCACCTTTCAGCTGCTGGCCCAGGTGGCGGGCCGGGCCGGCCGGGGAGAGGAACCGGGCCGGGTGATCATGCAGACCTTTAACCCGGATCACTTCACCATTAAAGCCGCCCGCAATCAGGATTACCTTGAATTTTTCAATCAGGAAACGCCCTTTAGAAAGGCGCTGATGTATCCGCCTTTTTCCCGAATGATCCAGCTCAAAATTTCAGGAAAAAATGCAGAGAAAACAAGGGACCATGCCCGGCTTGCCGCAGATCTTCTTGAACAGCTCAATACCCGGGAGCCCAAAGCCCAGATCCTGGGGCCCATTGAAGCGGCCATCCAGAAAATTTCCGCCCGTTATCGATGGCAGATTCTTATAAAAGGGGCATCATCGGGCAATCTTAGCAGAATGGTATCAGCCATGGTCCGGGACCCTTCCATCCAGAAGGTGAAATCAGTCTCCATTGCCATAGATGTGGATCCCTATTCTTTGCTCTAA
- a CDS encoding M20/M25/M40 family metallo-hydrolase → MYELLRMKNEGLREGVMAFAQELIDTPSPSWGEHELADKVARQMEVLGYHHVYRDTIGNVIGVIHGHEHNSTLLLNSHMDTHQTGEANQMHIEGDRIYGAGASDCKGGLAAQVFAGALLMRSLLPLRGTLVVTASVAEENGASTGVRTLMDQTLPEMGLLPDYAILGEPTNLGLYYGHDGWIEMDINIQGADPFQVDDAAGRIYQRFEAQTGRAHSGVHEVAIQAPVFPRESEGRIAVLRAAKRIQAADQAQRVLAETERDIDLLIQHRSSVTVSVGICREQQVSCTGHKMQVQHVTNAWATDPFDPLIDRSRQVLAAAGSPSRPGKWRLGRLGMGTAGATLLNEYNIPTIGYGPGNEKQAHRPDEWVDGKHVVQGVYGTAAIAHGLIGFPVCGWTSDEI, encoded by the coding sequence ATGTATGAATTACTGAGAATGAAGAACGAAGGATTACGAGAGGGCGTCATGGCGTTTGCACAGGAGTTGATTGATACGCCAAGCCCCAGTTGGGGGGAGCATGAACTGGCCGATAAAGTGGCCCGGCAGATGGAAGTATTGGGCTATCATCATGTTTACCGAGATACGATCGGCAATGTTATCGGTGTTATTCACGGGCATGAGCACAACAGCACTCTGCTGCTGAATTCACATATGGATACTCACCAGACAGGGGAGGCAAACCAGATGCACATTGAGGGGGACCGGATTTACGGCGCAGGCGCATCGGATTGCAAGGGTGGCTTGGCTGCTCAGGTTTTTGCGGGGGCATTGTTGATGCGCAGTCTGCTGCCGCTTCGGGGTACGCTGGTGGTTACGGCGTCTGTGGCCGAAGAAAACGGAGCCAGCACTGGCGTTCGGACTTTGATGGACCAAACATTACCGGAAATGGGGTTGCTTCCCGATTATGCTATTCTGGGTGAACCAACAAATCTGGGTCTGTACTATGGACACGATGGTTGGATAGAAATGGATATCAATATCCAGGGCGCGGATCCATTTCAGGTTGATGACGCTGCCGGCAGAATTTACCAACGCTTTGAGGCGCAGACAGGACGCGCCCACTCTGGAGTCCATGAGGTTGCAATCCAGGCGCCGGTTTTTCCCCGGGAATCAGAGGGGCGGATAGCCGTTTTGCGGGCAGCTAAACGGATACAAGCCGCGGATCAAGCGCAACGCGTCCTGGCCGAGACCGAACGTGACATCGACCTGCTGATACAGCACCGGTCATCTGTGACCGTATCGGTTGGGATTTGCAGGGAACAGCAGGTGTCATGCACCGGTCATAAGATGCAGGTTCAACACGTCACCAATGCCTGGGCTACTGACCCGTTTGATCCATTGATTGATCGTTCCCGTCAGGTATTGGCGGCGGCCGGCTCTCCATCACGTCCGGGAAAATGGCGGCTGGGCCGTTTAGGCATGGGGACGGCCGGAGCGACACTGCTCAACGAGTATAACATTCCGACCATCGGTTACGGCCCGGGGAACGAGAAACAGGCACATCGTCCTGATGAATGGGTTGACGGCAAGCATGTGGTTCAAGGTGTTTATGGCACCGCTGCCATTGCCCATGGCCTGATTGGGTTTCCGGTCTGTGGCTGGACAAGTGATGAAATTTAA
- the upp gene encoding uracil phosphoribosyltransferase — translation MAVHVEDHPLIKHKLGLMRQKDISTKDFRDLASEVARLLTYEATQDIETEQKVIEGWAGEVKIETIKGKKITIVPILRAGLGMMDGVLDLIPSAKVSVVGFYRNEETLKPVQYYFKTASAMEERTALILDPMLATGGTLIATIDLLKEAGCQRIKGLFLVAAPEGISVVEKKHPDVDIYTASIDACLNDVGYILPGLGDAGDKIFGTK, via the coding sequence ATGGCCGTACATGTGGAGGACCATCCTCTAATAAAGCATAAGCTTGGGTTGATGCGTCAAAAAGACATCAGCACCAAGGATTTCAGGGATCTGGCCTCGGAAGTGGCCCGTCTGCTCACCTACGAAGCCACCCAGGATATTGAGACCGAACAAAAAGTCATCGAGGGCTGGGCAGGAGAGGTTAAAATCGAAACAATAAAAGGCAAGAAAATCACTATTGTGCCTATCTTAAGAGCGGGCTTAGGCATGATGGACGGGGTACTCGACCTGATTCCTTCTGCCAAGGTGTCTGTGGTGGGATTTTACAGAAACGAGGAGACCTTGAAGCCCGTACAGTACTATTTTAAAACCGCCTCTGCCATGGAAGAGCGTACGGCACTGATCCTGGACCCCATGCTGGCTACCGGCGGGACTTTAATCGCCACCATTGACCTGCTCAAGGAAGCCGGATGCCAAAGAATCAAGGGGCTTTTTCTTGTGGCTGCCCCGGAAGGTATTTCAGTAGTGGAAAAAAAACACCCTGACGTTGACATCTATACGGCCAGTATTGATGCGTGCCTTAACGACGTGGGGTATATTCTTCCTGGGTTAGGGGATGCCGGGGACAAAATATTTGGCACCAAGTAA
- a CDS encoding uracil-xanthine permease family protein: MPDNLPSSTDYNFQVKDCFLGAQMLFVAFGALVLVPLLTGLNPNVALFTAGLGTLVFQVITRGKVPIFLASSFAFIAPIQYGAKTWGIPGTMCGLAAAGLIYIILSTLVRIWGSEVIKRVLPPVVTGPVIMVIGLKLAPVAVGMATSASDTYSKAAAMTVAFIALGTTVLVSLLAKGIIKLIPILVGIAVGYVVALVMGMVSFDAVVSAPWFAMPAFVLPQWNLHAVFYIIPVAIAPAIEHFGDIVAIGRVTGKDYLKEPGIQNTMLGDGVATSLAAFLGGPPNTTYSEVTGAVTLTRAFNPGIMTWAAITAILLAFIGKLGAVLQTIPTPVMGGIMLLLFGAIAVVGLNTLTQSQANLVAPRNLSIIALILVSGIGGLAIKFGNFELSGIGLAGVLGVLLNVILPRPKE; the protein is encoded by the coding sequence ATGCCCGACAACCTGCCATCATCCACAGATTACAATTTCCAGGTTAAAGACTGTTTCCTGGGTGCCCAAATGCTCTTTGTAGCCTTTGGCGCCCTGGTACTGGTGCCCCTGCTCACAGGACTGAACCCCAATGTAGCATTGTTCACTGCGGGCTTAGGCACCCTGGTGTTTCAGGTCATTACCCGGGGCAAAGTGCCCATATTTTTGGCCTCTTCCTTTGCCTTTATCGCCCCCATCCAATACGGTGCCAAAACATGGGGGATTCCCGGTACCATGTGCGGCTTAGCAGCGGCTGGTTTAATTTATATCATACTGAGTACCCTGGTGCGAATCTGGGGCAGTGAAGTTATCAAAAGGGTACTGCCGCCGGTGGTAACCGGCCCGGTCATCATGGTCATCGGCTTGAAACTGGCGCCGGTGGCCGTGGGGATGGCCACAAGCGCAAGCGACACCTATTCCAAGGCCGCAGCCATGACTGTGGCCTTTATTGCGCTTGGAACGACGGTATTGGTTTCTTTGCTTGCAAAAGGCATTATAAAACTGATCCCGATTCTGGTGGGCATTGCCGTGGGATACGTTGTGGCTCTTGTCATGGGCATGGTCAGTTTCGACGCCGTGGTATCTGCACCCTGGTTTGCTATGCCTGCCTTTGTTCTTCCCCAGTGGAACCTTCATGCCGTCTTCTATATTATCCCCGTGGCCATTGCCCCGGCCATTGAACATTTCGGGGACATCGTGGCGATCGGCCGTGTCACAGGCAAGGATTATTTAAAAGAGCCCGGCATTCAGAACACCATGTTGGGCGACGGTGTCGCCACCTCTCTGGCAGCATTCCTGGGCGGTCCACCCAACACCACTTACTCCGAAGTGACAGGCGCGGTAACCCTGACCCGTGCGTTTAACCCGGGCATCATGACCTGGGCCGCCATCACCGCCATCCTGCTGGCCTTTATCGGCAAACTGGGCGCAGTGCTGCAGACCATACCCACCCCGGTCATGGGTGGTATCATGCTGCTGCTGTTCGGCGCCATTGCCGTGGTGGGCTTAAACACCCTTACTCAGTCCCAGGCAAATCTTGTGGCACCGCGCAACTTGAGCATCATTGCCCTGATTCTGGTTTCCGGCATCGGGGGACTGGCCATCAAATTCGGTAATTTTGAACTATCCGGCATCGGCCTTGCGGGTGTGCTTGGCGTTCTGCTTAATGTCATCCTCCCAAGACCTAAAGAATAG
- a CDS encoding sigma-54-dependent Fis family transcriptional regulator: MQAKDLRIEELVDFSAGLIQLQGRRLILHDLHAFAQFRKDLLSMVGQEHAQRILTRFGYLWGQADAAAMKRIFNWKDPNEFLKAGPRLQTLQGVAVAVIKSLQWDSNTGRFSMNLVWHRSGEAEEHLAEIGPSKDPICWMLIGYISGFMTYATGQEIYFVERSCRAQGKNVCVAQGLDRTSWGEDILPYLPYFQPDGIQDKIQRLTHEIELKNRALARARRHPQKQKKISVFSPVEVRSPIYARVLDSAARVAPFDTSVFITGESGVGKEVLARYIHSQSDRSEQPFVVINCSALPETLLEGELFGYKAGAFTGARQDRKGIFEEANSGTIFLDEIGDITPATQLKLLRVLQEREIVRLGENRPRKIDVRVIAATHRDIKKCVAEQSFREDLYYRLIVVEIEIPSLRARQEDIIPLARYFTKKMGRKFKMSSLKLSPQCLEHLQSYPWPGNIRELENALERAAVYSQDGVILPEHLPPTITHSSPLRTIQSEKIPMTLAELEKQYIRAVLKQTGQNRSHAARILGISATTLWRKLKNI; this comes from the coding sequence GTGCAAGCTAAGGATTTACGGATTGAAGAACTGGTTGATTTCTCGGCAGGTCTTATTCAACTGCAGGGAAGACGCTTGATTCTGCATGATCTTCATGCATTTGCGCAGTTCCGCAAGGATTTGCTGAGCATGGTTGGTCAGGAGCATGCCCAACGTATTCTGACACGGTTCGGGTATCTGTGGGGACAGGCCGATGCGGCGGCTATGAAACGCATTTTCAATTGGAAAGATCCCAACGAATTTTTGAAAGCAGGCCCCCGCCTTCAGACCCTTCAGGGCGTTGCCGTTGCCGTCATTAAATCATTACAATGGGATTCGAATACGGGACGTTTCAGCATGAACCTGGTATGGCATCGTTCCGGTGAAGCTGAGGAGCATCTTGCTGAAATCGGGCCTTCAAAAGACCCCATCTGCTGGATGCTTATAGGATATATCAGCGGCTTTATGACGTATGCTACCGGGCAGGAAATCTATTTCGTGGAACGTTCCTGCCGCGCACAAGGCAAAAATGTCTGTGTTGCACAGGGTCTTGACCGGACCAGTTGGGGCGAAGATATCTTGCCGTACCTGCCCTATTTTCAGCCGGACGGAATCCAGGATAAAATCCAGCGTCTAACCCATGAAATCGAATTGAAGAACCGCGCCCTGGCCCGTGCTCGACGTCATCCACAAAAGCAAAAAAAAATATCGGTTTTTTCACCGGTGGAGGTACGCAGCCCCATCTATGCACGAGTCCTTGATTCTGCCGCCCGGGTCGCACCATTTGACACGTCTGTTTTTATTACCGGAGAGAGCGGTGTAGGCAAAGAAGTACTGGCCCGGTATATTCATTCGCAATCCGACCGATCAGAGCAACCCTTCGTTGTTATTAACTGTTCAGCCTTGCCGGAAACCCTGCTTGAGGGCGAACTGTTTGGTTACAAGGCTGGTGCCTTTACCGGAGCTCGCCAAGACAGAAAGGGCATCTTCGAAGAGGCCAACTCCGGCACCATATTCCTCGACGAAATCGGAGACATCACGCCGGCAACCCAACTAAAGCTCCTTCGTGTCCTCCAAGAACGGGAAATCGTCCGCCTCGGTGAAAACCGCCCCCGCAAAATAGATGTTCGAGTCATCGCTGCCACCCACCGCGACATAAAGAAATGCGTTGCCGAACAGTCGTTCCGCGAGGACCTCTACTATCGGCTGATTGTTGTGGAGATCGAAATTCCTTCTCTACGGGCGCGTCAGGAGGATATCATCCCCCTGGCCCGCTACTTCACGAAAAAGATGGGCCGCAAATTCAAGATGTCCAGTCTGAAACTAAGTCCGCAATGCCTGGAACATCTACAAAGTTACCCTTGGCCCGGAAATATCCGGGAACTTGAGAATGCCCTGGAGAGGGCCGCAGTCTATAGCCAGGATGGCGTTATTCTACCGGAACATCTACCGCCAACCATCACTCATTCTTCGCCTTTGCGAACCATCCAGTCCGAAAAAATACCCATGACGCTAGCCGAACTTGAAAAACAATATATTCGTGCCGTGCTCAAACAGACCGGTCAAAATCGCTCACATGCTGCTAGAATCCTGGGTATTAGCGCCACAACCCTCTGGCGCAAATTAAAAAACATCTGA
- a CDS encoding acetate/propionate family kinase gives MNILVCNCGSSSLKYRFLTMPEEDEIASGEAQRIGPVTSESARIVHREGDRDTVFSMDLPTHQKAFHEILKLLAKKGKRPDALGHRVAHGGRLFEQPAVITPTVFEALQQVRDLAPLHNPVAIDLIEECQTRYASLPQVAVFDTAFHTTIPEHARQYALPSDLVQELNIRKYGFHGTSHRYVVEEAAKIAGIPMAKFNAVSCHLGSGGASLCAISNGRSIENTMGYTPIQGLVMSTRCGDLDPAIVLKLLALYSGDMDRIEDILNRRSGVLGLSGASADIRDILGDWDAATSRDGRFQKTLQIYLWRIRKYIGAYLTLASPVQAIIFTDTIGENVSLVRSVVCANQKFFGVCIDEKRNRELEQLPGDISQDGSPVRILVVATNEELAIARQVFKTLTLNN, from the coding sequence ATGAATATTTTGGTGTGCAATTGCGGCAGTTCATCCTTGAAATATCGATTTTTAACTATGCCGGAAGAAGATGAAATTGCTTCCGGAGAAGCGCAACGAATTGGTCCCGTAACCTCGGAATCGGCCAGAATTGTGCATCGTGAGGGGGACCGGGATACCGTTTTTTCGATGGATTTGCCCACACACCAGAAAGCATTTCATGAGATTTTAAAGCTGCTTGCAAAAAAAGGAAAACGTCCGGATGCGTTAGGTCACCGGGTCGCACATGGCGGCCGGTTGTTTGAACAACCGGCTGTGATTACCCCCACGGTTTTTGAAGCCTTGCAGCAGGTTCGGGATCTGGCACCGCTCCACAATCCTGTAGCCATTGACCTCATTGAAGAATGTCAAACGCGCTATGCATCCCTACCACAAGTTGCGGTTTTTGATACGGCTTTCCACACAACCATACCGGAACACGCCCGACAGTATGCCCTGCCATCCGATTTGGTTCAAGAATTGAACATACGAAAGTATGGATTTCATGGCACAAGCCACCGGTATGTTGTCGAAGAGGCCGCTAAAATAGCGGGTATTCCCATGGCTAAGTTTAATGCGGTCAGTTGTCATCTTGGCAGCGGCGGCGCTAGTCTGTGCGCAATTTCCAATGGCCGTTCAATTGAAAATACCATGGGATATACACCGATTCAAGGGCTGGTTATGAGCACGAGGTGCGGCGATCTTGATCCGGCCATTGTATTGAAACTGCTAGCCCTGTATTCCGGTGATATGGACCGGATAGAGGATATTTTGAATCGCCGAAGCGGTGTGCTGGGTCTTTCGGGGGCATCGGCTGATATTCGCGACATTCTGGGTGATTGGGATGCTGCCACGAGTCGGGATGGCCGTTTTCAAAAAACGTTGCAGATTTATCTGTGGCGGATTCGTAAATATATAGGCGCGTACCTGACGTTGGCAAGTCCTGTCCAGGCAATTATTTTCACCGACACCATTGGTGAAAACGTTTCGCTGGTTCGGTCCGTTGTATGCGCAAACCAGAAATTCTTCGGTGTCTGTATAGATGAGAAACGCAACCGGGAGTTAGAACAGCTGCCGGGAGATATTTCACAAGATGGAAGTCCGGTTCGGATACTGGTGGTTGCCACCAATGAGGAGCTGGCAATTGCACGCCAGGTTTTCAAAACGCTTACGTTAAATAATTAG
- a CDS encoding YajD family HNH nuclease, whose translation MSSKEGNLVQKVLEEQQSRQTGYRERALKMFPWICAHCGREFEGKRVKELTVHHKDHNHDNNPSDGSNWELLCIYCHDNEHSRDQVADAYSDEVAGSTADSGGTTNPFAGLGDMLKGKL comes from the coding sequence ATGTCAAGTAAAGAAGGGAACCTTGTTCAGAAAGTGTTGGAAGAACAACAGTCCCGCCAGACCGGTTACCGGGAGCGTGCTTTGAAGATGTTCCCCTGGATCTGTGCCCATTGTGGCCGTGAGTTTGAAGGTAAAAGAGTCAAGGAACTCACTGTTCACCATAAAGACCATAACCACGACAATAACCCGTCTGATGGGAGTAACTGGGAATTACTTTGTATTTATTGCCACGACAACGAACATTCCCGAGACCAGGTCGCTGATGCCTATTCCGATGAAGTGGCCGGGAGTACTGCCGACTCCGGCGGCACAACCAATCCCTTTGCCGGGCTTGGCGATATGTTAAAAGGTAAATTGTAA